One window of uncultured Trichococcus sp. genomic DNA carries:
- a CDS encoding PFL family protein, which translates to MLRTDNILDTIRMFEEDNLDIRTITMGISLLDCIDSDGEKARERIYKKITTKAKNLVSVAQEIEDTYGVPITNKRISVTPIALIAGASDDTDYVAYAKTLDAAAKEVGVDFIGGFSALVEKGYNKGDKILIDSIPEALAVTDKVCSSVNIGSTKAGINMDAVKLMGEIVLATAEKTADRNGFGCAKLVVFANSVSDNPFMAGAYHGVEEADCEIHVGISGPGVVKRALEKVKGEPMDIVADTIKKSAFQITRMGQLVGNIASQKLGVPFGIVDLALAPTPAVGDSVGEILEEFGLGVVGTHGTVAALAVLNDAVKKGGVMACSHVGGLSGSFIPVSEDHRMIEAAAANQISLDMLLAMTAICSVGLDMIAIPGNTPATTIAAMIADEAAIGVQNNKTTAVRVIPAIGCGVGDFVEFGGLLGRAPVQPVHEESSADFINRGGRSPAPIHSFKN; encoded by the coding sequence ATGTTAAGAACAGACAATATCTTGGACACCATCCGCATGTTCGAAGAGGACAATCTGGATATCCGCACAATCACCATGGGGATTTCTTTATTGGACTGCATCGACAGCGATGGCGAAAAAGCTCGTGAAAGAATATACAAAAAAATCACCACTAAAGCGAAAAACTTGGTCAGCGTAGCGCAGGAAATCGAAGATACGTACGGCGTTCCGATCACGAACAAACGCATTTCGGTCACGCCGATCGCCTTGATCGCCGGCGCCAGTGATGACACTGACTATGTGGCGTACGCAAAAACCTTGGATGCTGCGGCGAAGGAAGTCGGTGTTGACTTCATCGGCGGATTCTCTGCATTGGTCGAAAAAGGCTACAACAAAGGCGATAAAATCCTGATTGACTCGATCCCGGAAGCTTTGGCAGTGACGGATAAGGTCTGCAGCAGCGTGAACATCGGCTCCACTAAAGCGGGCATCAACATGGATGCTGTCAAATTGATGGGCGAAATCGTCCTTGCAACGGCTGAAAAAACAGCCGACAGAAACGGCTTTGGCTGCGCAAAATTGGTTGTTTTCGCAAACTCCGTAAGTGATAATCCGTTCATGGCGGGTGCTTATCATGGCGTTGAGGAAGCCGACTGCGAAATCCACGTCGGCATTTCCGGACCGGGCGTTGTGAAGCGCGCTTTGGAAAAGGTCAAAGGCGAACCGATGGATATCGTTGCCGACACAATCAAAAAATCGGCTTTCCAGATTACCCGGATGGGGCAATTGGTCGGGAACATTGCGTCGCAAAAATTGGGCGTGCCATTCGGTATCGTCGATTTGGCTTTGGCCCCGACTCCTGCAGTCGGCGACTCGGTAGGGGAAATCCTTGAAGAGTTCGGCTTGGGCGTAGTCGGTACCCATGGAACGGTTGCTGCTTTGGCTGTACTGAATGACGCAGTCAAAAAAGGCGGCGTAATGGCTTGCAGTCACGTTGGTGGCTTGTCAGGCTCGTTCATCCCTGTATCTGAGGATCACCGCATGATCGAAGCGGCCGCTGCCAACCAAATTTCACTGGATATGTTGTTGGCGATGACGGCCATCTGCTCGGTCGGTTTGGATATGATCGCCATCCCTGGCAATACGCCGGCGACAACGATTGCAGCGATGATCGCGGATGAAGCGGCCATCGGGGTCCAAAACAACAAAACCACAGCTGTCCGGGTGATTCCGGCAATCGGCTGCGGTGTGGGCGATTTCGTTGAATTCGGCGGCCTGCTTGGACGCGCTCCGGTGCAACCTGTCCATGAAGAAAGTTCAGCTGACTTCATCAACCGCGGCGGACGCAGCCCGGCACCGATCCACTCATTCAAAAACTAA
- a CDS encoding APC family permease, with product MKEEKHYGLFTAVSMIVGICVGSGIFFKADDILGATGGNVALGILVFCIGAFSIIFGSITLTQLANRTEKTGGVVAYFEEFISDKAASAFGWFQLFVYLPTITVVVSWVSGIYTCMLLGLPNTLETQTLIGTGYMAFFFLLNYFSLRLGGYFQNLATIMKLIPLIAVAVVGIFWNEPAPIVPPELAVPITNVGWGWLAALAPMAFSYDGWTIATNITHEVKNARRTMPLALTIGPLLVLAIYLTYFSGLVSIAGPEYILALGDEATTTVGISLLGERGGSIILSFVLIAILGVTNGVIMGILRLPQALAEKNMLPNSAKVKQIDPKSQLSPAAAQIAFAISFVWMVLHYLTQKSGIMGGGDVSEIAIVFSYLTYVILYLKVISMKKEGVITSPFFGWITPVFAIMGSAIILIGGIVSNPTYVPIFILFCFVVCFLGYKYYEKKITA from the coding sequence ATGAAAGAAGAGAAACATTACGGCTTATTCACTGCAGTATCCATGATCGTCGGCATCTGCGTTGGATCAGGGATCTTTTTCAAAGCCGATGACATTTTGGGAGCGACCGGCGGAAACGTAGCATTAGGGATTTTGGTTTTCTGTATCGGTGCATTCAGCATCATTTTCGGAAGTATCACATTGACGCAACTGGCTAACCGGACCGAAAAAACCGGTGGCGTCGTCGCTTATTTCGAGGAGTTCATCTCCGATAAAGCAGCAAGCGCGTTCGGCTGGTTCCAGTTGTTCGTTTATTTGCCGACGATCACCGTCGTCGTGAGTTGGGTATCCGGCATTTACACTTGCATGTTGTTGGGCTTGCCGAACACATTGGAAACACAAACACTGATCGGGACAGGTTACATGGCGTTCTTCTTCTTATTGAATTATTTTTCGCTCAGATTGGGCGGCTATTTCCAGAACCTAGCCACCATCATGAAACTGATTCCGCTGATTGCCGTCGCTGTTGTGGGCATTTTCTGGAATGAACCGGCTCCGATTGTTCCTCCTGAATTGGCTGTCCCGATCACGAATGTTGGTTGGGGTTGGCTGGCTGCATTGGCGCCGATGGCCTTCTCTTACGATGGTTGGACCATCGCGACAAACATCACGCATGAAGTGAAAAATGCCAGACGGACGATGCCTTTGGCGCTGACCATTGGCCCTTTGCTGGTGCTGGCCATCTACTTGACCTATTTCAGCGGATTGGTATCTATCGCCGGCCCCGAGTACATCTTGGCGCTGGGGGATGAAGCCACTACAACAGTAGGCATTTCCTTGTTAGGCGAACGCGGCGGCAGCATCATCCTTTCCTTTGTGTTGATCGCAATCCTGGGCGTAACGAACGGCGTAATCATGGGTATCCTGCGTTTACCGCAGGCGCTCGCTGAGAAAAACATGTTGCCGAACAGCGCTAAAGTAAAACAGATTGATCCAAAGAGCCAACTGTCCCCGGCAGCTGCACAAATTGCTTTTGCAATTTCCTTTGTGTGGATGGTGTTGCACTATCTGACCCAAAAATCCGGTATTATGGGTGGCGGAGATGTCAGCGAAATCGCGATTGTCTTTAGTTATCTGACCTATGTCATCCTTTACCTGAAAGTCATCAGCATGAAAAAAGAAGGTGTCATCACCAGTCCTTTCTTCGGTTGGATCACGCCGGTATTTGCAATCATGGGATCTGCCATCATTCTGATCGGCGGTATCGTGTCCAATCCGACTTATGTACCGATTTTCATCCTGTTCTGCTTCGTGGTTTGCTTCCTCGGCTATAAATACTACGAGAAAAAAATTACGGCTTAA
- a CDS encoding cation diffusion facilitator family transporter, which produces MNERYKDLKLAEQGARLSMVAYVTLSFAKLFIGNAFGSAALSADGLNNFTDVISTVAVMIGLRIARRPADEDHPYGHWKAETIASLATSLLMLLVGLQVLFSSFSKLTSGEFTTPDVLSGVTALIAGFIMIGVYVYNSRLANRINSLGLAASAKDNLSDALTSFATAIAIFGSIFGLYWLDGVMAVIVGIVIIKTAIDIFRESAFSLSDGFETNHLAEYRQAILEIPDVQQVTTIAARSYGANVYVDVTILLDAELTVLRSHEITEEVEERLRTAFDVFEIDVHVEPLTH; this is translated from the coding sequence ATGAACGAAAGATACAAGGACTTAAAATTGGCGGAACAGGGCGCACGACTCAGCATGGTTGCCTATGTCACACTCTCTTTCGCAAAACTCTTCATCGGAAACGCCTTCGGATCGGCCGCGCTGAGTGCCGACGGATTGAATAATTTCACGGATGTTATTTCCACGGTCGCTGTCATGATCGGCCTTCGGATCGCCCGCCGGCCGGCCGATGAGGATCATCCTTATGGCCATTGGAAAGCGGAGACGATTGCGAGCCTCGCCACTTCCTTGCTTATGCTTCTGGTAGGCCTGCAGGTACTTTTCTCAAGCTTTTCAAAACTGACTAGCGGAGAGTTCACTACTCCCGATGTGCTGTCCGGTGTCACCGCCTTGATTGCAGGATTTATCATGATCGGGGTCTACGTATACAACAGCCGCCTCGCAAACCGCATCAACAGCCTTGGGTTGGCCGCTTCCGCCAAAGACAACCTGAGCGATGCCCTGACCAGTTTTGCGACAGCAATCGCCATTTTTGGCTCCATTTTCGGGCTATATTGGTTGGACGGCGTCATGGCAGTCATCGTAGGCATCGTCATCATCAAGACCGCGATCGATATTTTCCGTGAAAGTGCCTTCTCCCTTTCGGACGGTTTCGAAACGAATCATTTGGCCGAGTATCGCCAGGCTATCCTCGAAATTCCTGATGTCCAGCAGGTCACGACCATCGCCGCGCGCAGCTACGGAGCAAATGTCTATGTTGATGTGACTATTCTTCTGGATGCGGAGCTGACAGTGCTGCGCAGCCATGAAATCACGGAAGAAGTAGAGGAGCGCTTGCGTACGGCATTTGATGTTTTCGAAATAGATGTCCACGTAGAACCTCTAACGCACTGA
- a CDS encoding amidase translates to MDRQKDAWYYADLLHKRKASPAELLEDAFAKIAKENPHYNAVVHTRKEKALQEAKSRDYSDTLFGGVPILIKDLGQDLAGEPATSGSRLLKGYRATKTSHFVEAIERAGFIVIGQTNTPEFGFKNITDATIHGPSRNPFDKERSPGGSSGGAAAAVASGMVPIATASDGGGSIRIPASFTGLVGLKPTRGRVPVGPGSYRGWQGASVSFALTKSVRDTALLLDALQTEQAEAPFQTPLFRGSHYQEFQIRKKRTFKIAYSLESPVRSKVSEDAKKAVLEAVSALEVLGYQVEEAKPEIDGIRLMEAYYAMNGAETDAMLTGIANNLGRTLTADDMELISWSLYQYGKTISGGEYSLALGIWDQAAAVMARFHESYDLFLQPTTAESAPRIDHSFQTHELKERMLAADRLPAAERKQVVWEMFEDSLAVTPFTQQANLTGQPAISLPLYRTATGLPIGVQFTAPKGKEEWLLDMARVLERNGLFR, encoded by the coding sequence ATGGATCGTCAAAAAGATGCATGGTATTATGCTGATTTGCTTCATAAAAGGAAGGCTTCGCCAGCCGAATTGCTCGAGGATGCGTTCGCGAAGATAGCCAAAGAAAACCCTCACTATAATGCTGTCGTGCATACGAGGAAAGAGAAAGCATTGCAGGAAGCCAAGTCAAGGGATTACAGCGACACCTTGTTCGGCGGGGTGCCTATTTTGATCAAGGATCTGGGACAGGACTTGGCGGGCGAACCAGCAACTTCCGGTTCACGCCTGCTGAAAGGGTACCGCGCTACGAAAACGAGCCACTTTGTTGAGGCGATCGAAAGAGCCGGATTCATCGTCATCGGTCAGACCAATACCCCGGAGTTCGGGTTCAAGAACATTACGGATGCAACCATCCATGGTCCTTCGCGCAACCCTTTCGACAAGGAGCGTTCACCTGGGGGTTCGAGCGGCGGCGCTGCAGCTGCGGTCGCATCCGGGATGGTGCCGATTGCTACGGCAAGCGACGGAGGCGGATCGATCCGGATACCCGCTTCCTTTACAGGACTTGTAGGGTTGAAGCCGACACGGGGAAGAGTGCCGGTGGGGCCGGGTTCCTATCGCGGTTGGCAGGGCGCGTCCGTAAGCTTTGCCTTGACGAAGAGCGTACGCGACACGGCGTTGCTGCTGGATGCGCTGCAGACGGAGCAAGCGGAAGCGCCGTTTCAGACGCCGCTTTTCCGGGGCAGCCATTACCAAGAGTTCCAGATAAGGAAAAAGCGCACCTTCAAAATCGCCTATTCGCTTGAGTCACCTGTGCGTTCAAAAGTCAGTGAGGATGCAAAGAAAGCTGTTCTGGAGGCAGTGTCCGCCCTGGAAGTACTCGGGTACCAAGTCGAAGAGGCCAAGCCGGAGATCGACGGCATCCGCCTGATGGAGGCTTATTATGCAATGAACGGAGCGGAAACGGATGCCATGCTGACAGGCATCGCCAATAATCTGGGCCGAACGTTGACCGCGGATGATATGGAACTGATTTCCTGGAGCCTCTATCAGTACGGAAAGACGATCAGCGGAGGAGAATATTCTCTGGCGTTGGGGATTTGGGATCAGGCTGCGGCAGTGATGGCGCGCTTCCATGAAAGCTACGATCTCTTTCTGCAGCCCACTACGGCAGAAAGCGCCCCAAGAATCGATCATTCTTTTCAGACGCATGAATTGAAGGAACGGATGCTTGCGGCGGATCGTTTGCCAGCGGCGGAACGCAAGCAGGTTGTCTGGGAAATGTTTGAGGACAGCCTGGCGGTGACGCCATTCACGCAACAGGCCAACTTGACGGGGCAGCCTGCCATCAGCCTGCCGCTGTACCGGACCGCAACCGGCCTGCCGATAGGGGTGCAATTCACTGCACCAAAAGGAAAAGAGGAATGGCTGTTGGACATGGCGAGAGTATTGGAGCGGAACGGGCTCTTCCGCTGA
- a CDS encoding MerR family transcriptional regulator, translating into MKEKELRRSMAVFTIGTVMQLTDLTARQIRYYEEQELVHPKRTDTNRRMFSLNDVDRLLEVKDYLAEGLNITAIKRMYSTERLKKQQEEELENKQKNLTDEDVRRILYKEILNASGFNPGDSNKPWGRL; encoded by the coding sequence ATGAAAGAAAAAGAGCTACGACGTTCGATGGCTGTTTTTACCATCGGAACAGTCATGCAGCTGACGGATCTGACAGCAAGGCAGATTCGCTATTACGAAGAGCAAGAACTCGTTCATCCTAAGCGGACAGACACCAATCGCCGGATGTTTTCATTGAATGACGTCGATCGTTTGCTGGAAGTCAAAGACTATTTGGCGGAAGGGTTGAACATCACTGCAATCAAGCGGATGTACAGTACGGAAAGACTGAAGAAGCAGCAAGAAGAGGAGCTTGAAAACAAGCAGAAAAACTTGACCGACGAAGATGTCCGTCGCATCCTCTACAAAGAAATACTCAACGCAAGCGGATTTAATCCCGGGGATTCAAACAAACCTTGGGGTAGATTATAA
- the glnA gene encoding type I glutamate--ammonia ligase, translated as MPKFTREEIIASAKNDNVRYLRLMFTDILGTIKNVEVPISQLEKVLDNKMMFDGSSIEGFVRIEESDMYLYPDLNTWLVFPWGTEQGKVARLICDIYMPSGEPFAGDPRNNLKRTLKEMKDLGFTEFNLGPEPEFFLFKLDEKGQPTLKLNDQGGYFDLAPTDLGENCRRDIVLELEALGFEIEASHHEVAPGQHEIDWKYANAVEACDNIQTFKLIVKTVARKHGLHATFMPKPVFGINGSGMHFNMSLFNENGNAFYDKEDERQLSETAYQFIAGLIKHARGYTAVCNPIVNSYKRLVPGYEAPVYIAWSGKNRSPLIRIPESRGMSTRVELRSVDPAANPYLALAALLAAGLDGVKNKLEAPAPINRNIYQMSAEDRYENGILDLPTSLHEALGEFSKDQLLVEALGDHISNNFVESKEIEVMSYIQQVTEWEREQYLNMY; from the coding sequence ATGCCAAAATTTACTAGAGAAGAAATCATCGCATCAGCAAAGAATGATAACGTCCGTTACCTACGCTTAATGTTCACTGACATTTTGGGAACAATCAAAAACGTGGAAGTTCCTATCAGCCAGTTGGAAAAAGTATTAGACAACAAAATGATGTTCGACGGTTCTTCCATCGAAGGTTTTGTACGTATTGAAGAAAGTGATATGTACTTGTACCCAGATTTGAATACATGGTTAGTATTCCCATGGGGAACTGAACAAGGTAAAGTTGCACGTTTGATCTGTGATATCTATATGCCAAGCGGCGAGCCGTTTGCTGGAGATCCACGTAATAACTTGAAACGTACCCTTAAAGAAATGAAAGACTTGGGCTTCACTGAGTTCAACTTAGGACCTGAACCTGAATTCTTCCTGTTCAAATTGGATGAAAAAGGTCAACCTACATTGAAATTGAACGATCAAGGCGGATACTTCGACTTGGCGCCTACTGACTTGGGCGAAAACTGCCGTCGTGATATCGTATTGGAATTGGAAGCTTTGGGCTTTGAAATTGAAGCAAGCCACCACGAAGTTGCTCCAGGACAACACGAAATCGACTGGAAATACGCAAATGCTGTTGAAGCTTGCGACAACATCCAAACGTTCAAACTGATCGTTAAGACTGTAGCCCGCAAACACGGTTTGCATGCAACATTCATGCCTAAACCAGTATTCGGAATCAACGGTTCCGGAATGCATTTCAATATGTCTTTATTCAACGAAAACGGCAATGCTTTCTACGACAAAGAAGATGAACGTCAATTAAGCGAAACAGCTTACCAATTCATCGCTGGTCTGATCAAACATGCGCGCGGATACACAGCTGTCTGCAACCCGATCGTTAACTCATACAAACGTTTGGTGCCTGGCTACGAAGCACCAGTATACATCGCATGGAGCGGAAAAAACCGTTCACCGCTGATCCGTATCCCAGAATCACGCGGCATGTCCACTCGTGTTGAATTGCGTAGCGTTGACCCAGCCGCTAACCCATACTTGGCTTTAGCTGCTTTATTGGCTGCAGGTCTTGACGGCGTGAAGAACAAATTGGAAGCTCCAGCTCCAATCAACCGCAATATCTACCAAATGTCAGCTGAAGACCGTTACGAAAACGGAATTTTGGACTTGCCTACATCGTTGCATGAGGCTCTTGGAGAGTTCTCTAAAGACCAATTGTTGGTTGAAGCATTAGGCGACCACATCAGCAACAACTTCGTTGAATCAAAAGAAATCGAAGTAATGTCTTACATCCAACAAGTAACAGAGTGGGAAAGAGAACAATACTTAAATATGTACTAA
- a CDS encoding ABC transporter ATP-binding protein: protein MEAIEMEGLTKIYRKRAALDNVHLTVEQGERFGFIGPNGAGKSTTIKLLLDFIKPSKGSARVFGLDAQKDSESLKRIIGYVPSDVHYYSNLTVEEILMMTGKFHQIHNIKEMMAYYVERFALEPKKKMKDLSLGNRKKVAIVNSLIFNPELLILDEPTNGLDPLMQHRLFEELNYHNKEGATVFISTHNLPEVEAFCTRTAFIREGKIISVEDMASGYQPGKVVTLTGSAIVTEDFESKGYRVLSRTDRMVSLLYKDNVKQILADMAPLDLEDIEIRNQNLEEKFMTLYGGGESHE from the coding sequence GTGGAAGCAATCGAAATGGAAGGTCTGACAAAAATTTACCGCAAGCGTGCAGCTTTGGACAATGTCCACCTCACAGTGGAGCAAGGTGAAAGATTCGGGTTCATCGGGCCGAACGGTGCCGGGAAGTCGACAACCATCAAGCTGTTGCTTGATTTCATCAAGCCCAGCAAAGGAAGTGCGCGAGTTTTCGGACTGGACGCCCAGAAAGACTCCGAGAGTCTCAAGCGCATCATCGGGTATGTCCCGAGCGACGTGCACTACTACAGCAATCTTACCGTTGAAGAGATTTTGATGATGACAGGAAAATTCCACCAAATCCATAACATCAAGGAAATGATGGCTTATTACGTGGAACGGTTCGCTTTGGAGCCTAAAAAGAAAATGAAGGACCTTTCCTTGGGGAATCGGAAAAAAGTCGCGATCGTGAACAGCCTGATCTTCAATCCGGAACTATTGATACTGGATGAGCCCACAAACGGACTGGATCCTTTGATGCAGCATCGTTTGTTTGAGGAGCTGAACTACCACAACAAAGAAGGCGCGACCGTATTCATTTCTACGCATAACCTTCCGGAAGTGGAAGCATTCTGTACACGGACTGCCTTCATCCGTGAAGGGAAAATCATTTCCGTGGAAGATATGGCATCCGGTTATCAACCAGGGAAAGTGGTGACGCTGACCGGTTCAGCCATCGTAACGGAGGATTTCGAATCCAAAGGGTATCGCGTCCTTTCCCGGACAGACCGGATGGTTTCGTTGTTGTACAAGGACAACGTGAAGCAGATTCTGGCCGATATGGCGCCGCTGGATTTGGAGGATATCGAAATCCGCAATCAGAATCTGGAGGAAAAATTCATGACCCTATATGGTGGAGGTGAATCCCATGAATAG
- a CDS encoding ABC transporter permease subunit, which produces MNSIRLEWKQERGGLFVWLFFMVLIMGLMMAMFPVMSNQGMEDILTTKLDAMPPEMLEAFSLTNGASLLQAAGFFAYIFQYLFLAACIFATMKGAQALIKEETNGTIEYLYAQPISRKAIVTSKYIANLVLLMIFWIVLYGAALLFIYLFKEDGADFVEIIKDITLMFGAESLVLLFFYSIGFLFSTVIASSRSTSGVALLLVFGTYMIGLVSKMVEDYEFLRVLSPIEYAHPAALLEEGVSWEYMVICIIGSMLVLGLSYLIYGRKDLRIQV; this is translated from the coding sequence ATGAATAGCATCCGATTGGAGTGGAAACAGGAGCGCGGCGGATTATTTGTATGGCTGTTTTTTATGGTCCTGATCATGGGCCTGATGATGGCGATGTTCCCAGTCATGTCGAATCAAGGGATGGAGGACATCCTGACGACCAAGCTCGATGCGATGCCTCCCGAGATGCTGGAGGCCTTCTCGCTCACGAATGGCGCGAGCTTGCTGCAGGCTGCCGGATTTTTTGCCTATATCTTCCAGTACCTCTTTTTGGCAGCCTGCATTTTTGCAACGATGAAGGGCGCACAGGCACTGATCAAGGAAGAAACGAACGGGACAATCGAGTACCTGTATGCACAGCCGATCAGCAGAAAAGCCATCGTAACGAGCAAATACATCGCCAATCTGGTGCTGTTGATGATCTTTTGGATCGTCCTTTACGGAGCGGCTTTACTGTTCATCTATTTGTTCAAGGAGGACGGAGCCGACTTTGTGGAGATCATAAAGGATATCACGCTGATGTTCGGTGCGGAGTCGTTGGTATTGTTGTTCTTCTATTCGATCGGGTTCCTTTTCTCGACAGTCATTGCGAGCAGCCGTTCAACCAGCGGAGTCGCATTGTTGCTGGTGTTCGGCACGTACATGATCGGCCTTGTTTCGAAGATGGTCGAGGACTATGAATTCCTGCGTGTTTTGTCGCCGATCGAATATGCGCATCCGGCAGCCTTGCTGGAGGAAGGCGTTTCTTGGGAATACATGGTCATTTGCATCATCGGAAGCATGTTGGTATTGGGTTTGAGCTATCTGATCTACGGCAGGAAAGATCTGCGGATTCAGGTTTAG
- a CDS encoding GNAT family N-acetyltransferase, with protein sequence MWVIKPFEELTARELHLIYKERTAVFIVEQNCPYQEVDDTDLVSIHFRKQADDRLLAYARLILEPDHVRIGRVLVPQGERAHGYGQELMQVVLGYAKTHFPGLPIHAQAQAYLQDFYASFGFRPVSEVYLEDDIPHIDMIIDPHNNQTETRQEEHRE encoded by the coding sequence ATGTGGGTCATCAAACCTTTTGAAGAACTGACAGCAAGGGAATTGCACCTTATCTACAAAGAACGGACTGCCGTTTTCATCGTAGAGCAAAATTGCCCCTATCAAGAGGTGGACGACACCGACCTCGTCAGCATCCACTTCCGGAAGCAGGCAGATGATCGGCTTCTGGCCTATGCCCGATTGATCCTAGAACCGGATCACGTGCGCATCGGACGCGTTCTTGTCCCGCAAGGCGAGCGTGCTCATGGCTACGGCCAAGAGTTGATGCAGGTCGTGCTGGGATATGCCAAGACGCATTTCCCCGGACTCCCGATCCATGCGCAAGCACAAGCCTATCTGCAGGATTTTTATGCTTCTTTCGGATTCCGTCCCGTATCGGAAGTTTACCTGGAAGATGATATCCCGCACATCGACATGATCATCGATCCGCATAACAACCAAACAGAAACCCGACAGGAGGAGCACCGTGAATAA
- a CDS encoding ammonium transporter — protein sequence MFSSVDTLWTLLGTVLVFFMQAGFAMVETGFTRAKNAANIIMKNLMDFVLGSLGFFLIGYSIMFGDDIAGMIGTPTLFMGGLDSTIPGSVHFMFQNVFAATAATIVSGAVAERTKFSSYLVYSFIISMLIYPISGHWIWGGGWLAQMGFIDFAGSTAVHMVGGVAALVGAAIVGPRIGKYKDGKAQVIPGHNLTIGALGVFILWFAWFGFNGASTVAATGDETLALIGTIFLNTNLSAAAATLVTLIFTWTKYGKPDVSMTLNGSLAGLVAITAGCAVVSPFGAIAIGIIAGFAIVLAVEFVDQKLKIDDPVGAFSVHGVNGALGTILVGIFATDGGVLYGGGFNLLGIQTLGVAAVAAYTAGAMYVVFKVIQKTLGIRASAEEEIIGMDIAEHGLTSSYHDFVATTAFEDYVTDNNKPSDIPAVQEVDLSKVGAFKLADSGFTMNKVEIIANPDKLERLKAELNAIGVTGMTVTSVHGYGLQKGQQTFYRGAKAEGNLLPKVRIETIISEVPVEEVIRAARRALYTGHVGDGKVFVSPVADAFRISNSDSGPAALKYY from the coding sequence ATGTTTTCATCAGTAGATACATTATGGACCTTGCTGGGAACGGTATTGGTATTCTTTATGCAAGCCGGTTTCGCGATGGTCGAGACGGGATTCACTCGCGCCAAGAACGCAGCGAACATCATCATGAAAAACCTTATGGACTTTGTGCTCGGATCACTTGGATTCTTTCTCATCGGATACAGCATCATGTTCGGTGATGATATCGCCGGGATGATCGGAACACCTACTTTATTTATGGGAGGCTTGGATTCTACGATCCCCGGTTCCGTGCACTTCATGTTCCAAAACGTCTTCGCGGCCACCGCAGCCACCATCGTATCCGGAGCTGTTGCAGAACGGACAAAATTCAGCTCTTATCTCGTGTACTCTTTCATTATTTCCATGTTGATCTATCCTATTTCTGGACACTGGATCTGGGGCGGCGGCTGGTTGGCTCAAATGGGCTTCATCGATTTTGCCGGATCTACAGCCGTGCACATGGTCGGTGGCGTCGCAGCGCTTGTCGGTGCCGCTATCGTCGGACCGCGTATCGGAAAATATAAGGACGGCAAGGCACAAGTCATTCCTGGACACAACCTGACGATCGGCGCTCTTGGCGTATTCATCCTTTGGTTCGCATGGTTCGGATTCAACGGGGCTTCAACCGTTGCGGCAACAGGGGACGAAACGCTCGCCCTGATCGGTACTATCTTCTTGAATACAAATCTATCTGCAGCTGCAGCTACTTTAGTCACTCTCATCTTCACTTGGACAAAATATGGTAAGCCCGATGTGTCCATGACACTGAATGGCTCACTGGCAGGGCTTGTTGCCATCACGGCAGGCTGTGCTGTCGTATCTCCTTTCGGCGCTATCGCAATCGGAATCATCGCTGGATTTGCCATCGTACTCGCTGTCGAATTCGTCGATCAAAAATTGAAGATCGATGATCCAGTCGGTGCTTTCAGTGTACACGGTGTAAATGGTGCTTTAGGAACAATCTTAGTCGGCATTTTCGCAACGGATGGCGGCGTATTGTACGGCGGTGGATTCAACCTGCTTGGCATTCAAACGTTAGGCGTTGCTGCTGTAGCTGCCTACACAGCCGGTGCTATGTATGTAGTCTTCAAGGTCATCCAAAAGACGCTGGGTATCCGTGCCAGCGCTGAAGAAGAAATCATCGGTATGGACATCGCTGAGCATGGCTTGACTTCAAGCTACCATGACTTTGTCGCAACGACTGCATTCGAAGATTATGTGACAGACAACAACAAACCTTCCGATATCCCTGCTGTCCAAGAAGTGGATCTCAGCAAAGTCGGTGCCTTCAAACTGGCTGATTCCGGCTTCACGATGAATAAAGTGGAAATTATTGCCAATCCTGATAAACTGGAGCGACTGAAAGCAGAATTGAACGCTATCGGCGTAACCGGCATGACGGTCACATCGGTGCATGGTTACGGGCTCCAAAAAGGCCAACAAACCTTCTATCGTGGTGCGAAGGCTGAGGGCAATCTTTTACCGAAAGTCCGCATCGAAACGATCATCAGCGAAGTGCCTGTCGAAGAAGTCATCCGCGCTGCCCGTCGCGCATTGTACACGGGGCATGTCGGTGACGGTAAAGTCTTCGTTTCACCTGTTGCCGATGCCTTCCGCATCAGCAACAGCGATTCCGGCCCTGCAGCTTTGAAATATTACTAG